From a region of the Egicoccus sp. AB-alg2 genome:
- a CDS encoding tripartite tricarboxylate transporter TctB family protein: MPRHVAALGFITLVGLIMGLAVWSALDFSRDARTAPLVVGIPTLAAIAAQVVRDVLRVRRGDTSVGQTSDQEADRYSQEEPEKVPTTGVEEQADGTLIAAGAELATKDRNTNLPIAGLWVITLAALTYFLGMLISIPLFIALFMRVFGRERWHTVVLYAGGMTGAVYFLFVYLLGVRLYQGMFGGLLPWP; encoded by the coding sequence GTGCCCCGTCACGTCGCGGCGCTGGGGTTCATCACGCTCGTGGGGCTCATCATGGGCCTGGCGGTGTGGAGTGCCCTCGACTTCTCGCGGGACGCGCGCACGGCGCCGCTCGTGGTCGGCATCCCGACGCTCGCGGCAATTGCGGCGCAGGTCGTCCGGGACGTCCTGCGCGTGCGGCGAGGTGACACGTCGGTCGGCCAGACCAGCGACCAGGAGGCCGACCGTTACAGCCAGGAAGAACCGGAGAAGGTACCGACGACAGGCGTCGAAGAGCAGGCCGACGGCACGCTCATCGCGGCCGGTGCCGAACTGGCCACGAAGGACCGCAACACCAACCTGCCCATCGCGGGGTTGTGGGTTATCACCCTGGCCGCCCTGACCTACTTCCTGGGGATGCTGATCTCGATACCGCTGTTCATCGCGCTGTTCATGCGGGTCTTCGGTCGCGAACGGTGGCACACGGTTGTGCTGTACGCCGGCGGCATGACGGGCGCCGTGTACTTCCTGTTCGTGTATCTGCTCGGCGTCCGCCTGTACCAGGGCATGTTCGGCGGACTGTTGCCATGGCCGTGA
- a CDS encoding ABC transporter substrate-binding protein gives MSRPELSIVTRPQGNNRAITSGALSPQACDLQVVEVPVLVDAFRRMVRSLEFDICEMALTTYLCAREHGVPFTALPIFLVRGFHHGAIHVRNDTDIADPRGLEGHAVGVNRGYTVTTGVWARAILRLEYGVELDRVTWALSGDEHVEAYQPPSNVVHLPPGSDLAKMVVAGELPAAINIKAGDEALRPLIPDPQAAALRALDERGFYPINHLVVVRDDVLAAHPGLARDLFQTFLAAKEAYVAGLDDLADSEMDANDRLYATVRERIDGDPLPYGLGPNTEMLETLFEHAVDQQILRTYPRLEDVFASVEE, from the coding sequence ATGAGCCGACCGGAACTCTCGATCGTCACCCGCCCCCAGGGCAACAATCGCGCCATCACGTCCGGCGCCCTGTCCCCGCAGGCCTGTGATCTGCAGGTCGTCGAGGTGCCTGTGCTGGTGGACGCCTTCCGCCGAATGGTGCGCTCCCTCGAATTCGACATCTGCGAGATGGCGCTCACCACGTACCTGTGCGCCCGCGAACACGGGGTGCCGTTCACCGCGCTGCCGATCTTCCTCGTGCGCGGGTTCCATCACGGCGCGATCCATGTGCGCAACGACACCGACATCGCCGACCCGCGGGGGCTCGAAGGGCACGCCGTCGGCGTGAATCGCGGCTACACGGTCACGACGGGCGTGTGGGCGCGGGCGATCCTGCGGCTGGAGTACGGGGTCGAACTCGACCGGGTCACCTGGGCGTTGTCCGGCGACGAACACGTCGAGGCGTACCAGCCACCGAGCAACGTCGTCCACCTGCCACCGGGGTCGGACCTGGCGAAGATGGTCGTCGCGGGCGAGTTGCCGGCCGCCATCAACATCAAGGCCGGTGACGAGGCGCTGCGTCCACTGATCCCCGACCCCCAGGCCGCCGCGCTACGTGCCCTGGACGAGCGCGGCTTCTACCCCATCAACCATCTCGTCGTCGTCCGCGACGACGTGCTCGCCGCCCATCCCGGCCTCGCCCGCGACCTGTTCCAGACGTTCCTCGCTGCCAAGGAGGCCTACGTCGCCGGCCTCGACGACCTGGCCGACAGCGAGATGGACGCCAACGACCGCTTGTACGCGACCGTGCGCGAACGCATCGACGGCGACCCACTTCCCTACGGGCTCGGACCGAACACCGAGATGCTCGAGACGCTGTTCGAGCACGCCGTCGACCAACAGATTCTGCGCACGTATCCCCGTCTCGAGGACGTCTTCGCTTCGGTCGAGGAGTGA
- a CDS encoding FadR/GntR family transcriptional regulator: MSDGRVSAELFSAIASPRASAEVVRQIRAAVENGQLSPGDRLPPERELATQLGVSRVTVRDALRALEADGLVTIRVGAGGGAFVTTPRAEHLQRGLDNLLLTSALTAAEVTEARVVFELGALDLVCDRATDEDLEELEAICDRAEQGLEDGDFDVSLSAEFHVRLARASHNRAVELITEAFQRPILHSLVRAKLIDPHPGDAGIREHRDLVAAVRDRDPVLARSIMATHLARTADRVRDDAALIDGGAADNGQPTSR; encoded by the coding sequence ATGAGCGACGGTCGCGTGAGCGCCGAGCTGTTCTCCGCGATCGCGAGCCCACGGGCATCCGCGGAGGTCGTCCGTCAGATCCGGGCGGCGGTCGAGAACGGGCAGCTGTCCCCGGGCGACCGCCTGCCACCGGAGCGTGAGCTCGCGACGCAACTCGGCGTCAGTCGGGTCACGGTCCGCGACGCCCTGCGCGCGCTGGAAGCCGACGGCCTGGTCACGATCCGGGTCGGGGCGGGGGGCGGTGCCTTCGTGACCACCCCGCGTGCCGAACATCTCCAGCGCGGGCTGGACAACCTGTTGCTGACGTCGGCCCTGACCGCTGCCGAGGTAACCGAGGCACGCGTGGTGTTCGAGCTCGGCGCGCTGGACCTGGTCTGCGATCGCGCCACCGACGAGGATCTCGAGGAACTCGAGGCGATCTGCGACCGCGCCGAGCAGGGCCTCGAGGACGGCGACTTCGACGTGTCGCTCTCCGCGGAGTTCCACGTGCGGCTGGCACGCGCGTCGCACAATCGGGCCGTGGAGTTGATCACGGAAGCGTTCCAGCGGCCGATCCTGCACTCACTGGTGCGCGCCAAGCTCATCGATCCACATCCCGGTGACGCCGGGATCCGCGAACACCGTGACCTGGTCGCGGCGGTTCGCGACCGCGATCCCGTGCTGGCGCGCAGCATCATGGCGACCCATCTGGCGCGTACGGCCGACCGTGTGCGCGACGACGCTGCGCTCATCGATGGTGGCGCGGCCGACAACGGCCAGCCCACGAGCCGGTGA
- a CDS encoding Rieske 2Fe-2S domain-containing protein gives MLKQEINELLTQTDRGTPMGELFRQYWIPALLAEELPEDDAPPVRVKLLGERLVAFRDSEGRYGLIDEFCAHRGVSLWFGRNEDGGLRCPYHGWKYDVTGQCTEIPSEPDEKESLLCAKIKLTGYPLVKVGDVLWTYMGDPASQPPLPEWEFATVPPEQTYTSKRWQESNWLQALEGGIDSSHVSWLHSGGLQSDPLFKGAAGNKYNLADRKPFFEVVESEGGLFIGVRRNAEEGHYYWRITPWIMPSFTMVPPRGDHPVHGHFWIPIDDENCWVFTFDYHPVRALTDDEVQAMKDGHGVHNEYVPGTYRPLQNKDNDYLMDREAQRRGETYSGVKGIAMQDASLQESMGPIVDRTKEKLVSTDTGIIMARQRLRKAAEELRDQGTTPPGVDPEHHKVRSAAVVLPKDQPFLEASRDALRVRPGVAQSSV, from the coding sequence ATGCTGAAGCAAGAGATCAACGAGCTTCTCACGCAGACCGACCGCGGCACGCCGATGGGGGAGCTGTTCCGTCAGTACTGGATCCCCGCGCTGCTCGCGGAGGAGCTCCCCGAAGACGACGCCCCGCCCGTGCGTGTCAAGCTGCTCGGTGAGCGTCTCGTCGCGTTCCGAGACAGCGAGGGTCGCTACGGGCTCATCGACGAGTTCTGTGCCCACCGCGGGGTGTCGTTGTGGTTCGGGCGCAACGAGGACGGTGGTCTGCGCTGCCCCTACCACGGGTGGAAATACGACGTCACCGGTCAGTGCACGGAGATCCCGTCCGAACCGGACGAGAAGGAGAGCCTGCTGTGCGCCAAGATCAAGCTGACGGGCTATCCGCTGGTCAAGGTCGGTGACGTCCTCTGGACGTACATGGGCGACCCCGCCTCGCAGCCGCCGTTGCCCGAGTGGGAGTTCGCGACGGTCCCGCCGGAGCAGACCTACACGTCCAAGCGCTGGCAGGAGTCCAACTGGCTCCAGGCGCTCGAAGGTGGCATCGATTCGAGCCACGTCTCCTGGCTGCACTCCGGCGGGCTGCAGTCCGACCCGCTCTTCAAGGGCGCCGCGGGCAACAAGTACAACCTCGCCGACCGCAAGCCGTTCTTCGAGGTCGTCGAGTCGGAGGGCGGGTTGTTCATCGGCGTACGCCGCAATGCCGAGGAGGGCCACTACTACTGGCGCATCACGCCGTGGATCATGCCGTCGTTCACGATGGTCCCGCCCCGCGGCGACCACCCCGTGCACGGGCACTTCTGGATCCCGATCGACGACGAGAACTGCTGGGTGTTCACCTTCGACTACCACCCGGTTCGCGCCCTGACGGATGACGAGGTGCAGGCGATGAAGGACGGTCACGGCGTGCACAACGAGTACGTCCCGGGCACCTACCGTCCCCTGCAGAACAAGGACAACGACTACCTGATGGACCGTGAGGCGCAGCGACGCGGCGAGACCTACTCCGGGGTCAAGGGAATCGCGATGCAGGACGCCTCGCTGCAGGAGAGCATGGGTCCGATCGTTGACCGCACGAAGGAGAAGCTGGTCTCCACCGACACCGGGATCATCATGGCGCGTCAGCGGCTGCGGAAGGCGGCCGAGGAGTTGCGTGACCAGGGTACGACCCCACCAGGTGTCGATCCCGAGCACCACAAGGTCCGCTCGGCAGCTGTGGTGCTGCCCAAGGACCAGCCGTTCCTCGAGGCCTCGCGTGATGCCCTGCGTGTGCGGCCCGGCGTCGCGCAGTCCTCGGTGTGA
- a CDS encoding tripartite tricarboxylate transporter permease: MLEGLALISGDIVLYLFLGVAISTFVVIIPGLGGSFALAILLPFIFRLDATAGIAFMMAITAVNGTGNTITSILFGIPGSASGVASTFDGFPMTQRGEGIRAVSAGLTASLIGGLLGAFALALSLPVIRPIVLAFRPPEFFALILLALVFMSYVSGADKFKALISGGLGVMLSFVGMEGSTATQRWTFGNLAFWEGFSLIPVLLGLYAVTEMVGLMRRGGAIAKRPPQEGPFRQLLQGAKDTLSHKMAVLQSSVSGMWVGLAPGMGDAAAQFIGYGQVARTSKRGHLFGTGEVEGVIAADAATNSKEGGALIPTLAFGIPGSSGMAIILAGFLAFGIQPGPTMITDNIDIVWMIIWILVFANIIAAVLCAFITPGMAKVTGLRASLIVGPILVASMLGAFSVRNNFIDVYVLLGFGLLGTLLKEFGYSRPLLLIGFVLGPLLEHNYLLSMRIWGTGFLTRPIVMILGAVMLLVVLSPLIGNLVRGLRRPKSGDDSGDRAEATVAADGE; this comes from the coding sequence GTGCTTGAAGGCCTTGCGCTGATCTCCGGGGACATCGTCCTCTACCTGTTCCTGGGGGTCGCCATCTCCACGTTCGTGGTGATCATCCCCGGGTTGGGTGGCTCGTTCGCGCTGGCGATCCTGCTGCCCTTCATCTTCCGACTGGATGCCACGGCCGGCATCGCCTTCATGATGGCGATCACGGCGGTCAACGGGACCGGGAACACGATCACCTCCATCCTCTTCGGGATCCCGGGTTCCGCCTCGGGTGTGGCCAGTACGTTCGACGGCTTTCCCATGACACAGCGTGGGGAAGGCATCCGTGCGGTGTCGGCCGGACTGACCGCCTCGCTGATCGGCGGCCTGCTCGGCGCCTTCGCCCTTGCGCTGAGCCTGCCCGTCATCCGCCCGATCGTGCTGGCGTTCCGACCCCCCGAGTTCTTCGCTCTCATCCTGCTCGCGCTCGTCTTCATGTCCTACGTGTCCGGCGCCGACAAGTTCAAGGCGTTGATCTCCGGCGGTCTCGGCGTCATGCTCTCGTTCGTGGGCATGGAGGGCAGCACGGCCACGCAGCGATGGACCTTCGGCAATCTCGCATTCTGGGAGGGCTTCAGCCTCATCCCGGTCCTGCTCGGGCTGTATGCCGTGACCGAGATGGTCGGCCTGATGCGAAGGGGCGGGGCCATCGCCAAGCGCCCGCCACAGGAGGGTCCCTTCCGGCAGTTGCTGCAGGGCGCGAAGGACACCCTGAGTCACAAGATGGCCGTGCTGCAGAGTTCGGTGTCGGGGATGTGGGTCGGGCTAGCTCCGGGCATGGGCGATGCCGCAGCGCAGTTCATCGGCTACGGGCAGGTCGCACGGACCTCGAAGCGCGGCCACCTGTTCGGTACCGGTGAGGTGGAAGGCGTCATCGCCGCCGACGCGGCGACGAACTCGAAAGAGGGCGGCGCGCTGATCCCGACCCTGGCGTTCGGGATCCCCGGCAGCTCCGGCATGGCCATCATCCTGGCGGGGTTCCTCGCCTTCGGCATCCAGCCGGGTCCCACGATGATCACGGACAACATCGACATCGTCTGGATGATCATCTGGATCCTGGTCTTCGCCAACATCATCGCCGCCGTGCTGTGTGCGTTCATCACCCCCGGGATGGCCAAGGTGACCGGTCTGCGGGCGTCACTGATCGTCGGACCGATCCTCGTCGCCAGCATGCTCGGCGCGTTCTCGGTCAGGAACAACTTCATCGACGTCTACGTCTTGCTCGGATTCGGGCTGCTCGGCACCTTGCTCAAGGAGTTCGGTTACTCGCGGCCGCTGCTCCTGATCGGCTTCGTGCTGGGCCCCCTGCTCGAGCACAACTACCTGCTGTCCATGCGGATCTGGGGGACCGGCTTCCTGACGCGGCCGATCGTGATGATCCTCGGCGCCGTCATGCTCCTGGTAGTCCTGTCGCCGCTGATCGGCAACCTCGTCCGGGGCCTGCGCAGGCCGAAGTCCGGGGACGACTCGGGCGACCGGGCAGAGGCGACGGTTGCGGCGGACGGGGAGTGA
- a CDS encoding thiamine pyrophosphate-binding protein: MGDVMNEMGAGLGPSAVEQPVGLPEGGVPAAWGSDHLVDELRRLGCRWLPMNPGSSFRGLHDSIVNYAGNNAPQLLLCHHEGIAVAMAHGYAKATRRVGFAVIHDLVGLMQGTMGVYNALVDEVPLVLIGGGGPADTRERRPIDWIHAATAQADLVRRFVKWDAEPIDLPGTQHALVQGTRIAQTEPKGPVYVTVDAAVQEQPTTDVAPSGEASEAPDGLRLDPAAASDIAAAMLGAERPAIVVGTMGYDPAATTAVVAIAEAVGAACFENEHASIIPSRFAQNLTGAHDVLAEADLVLALGVKDLRSLLGPVKGRRIGRTEREALQDVELIDVGLRDLSLRGWTDMGATTPNCRQRHLASPVRAAEAIAAALSDAASDPAAAARIEARRDALRERHEQLMTDDRDVVRRRWDETPIAPARLVAELWETVKDEPWQLLLRNTRSFPKSVWEFRDGSDYLGHSGGAGVGYGPGAVVGAALGATENGRLPVAIVGDGDLLSAPGAIWTAVHYRIPLLLVVNDNSSFYNDEGHQQAVALDRDRPIDNAWIGMRMEDPQMDFADIARGYGAWARGPFIEPGELAAAFKEALTVVRAGGVAVVHARTAPK, translated from the coding sequence ATGGGAGACGTCATGAACGAGATGGGGGCCGGCCTGGGCCCGAGCGCGGTCGAGCAGCCGGTCGGACTGCCGGAGGGAGGCGTCCCAGCAGCCTGGGGATCCGATCACCTCGTCGACGAGTTGCGCCGCCTCGGGTGCCGCTGGCTTCCGATGAATCCCGGATCGAGCTTCCGCGGCCTGCACGACTCGATCGTCAACTATGCCGGGAACAACGCGCCGCAACTGCTGCTGTGCCATCACGAAGGCATCGCCGTCGCGATGGCGCATGGGTACGCGAAGGCGACTCGTCGCGTCGGCTTCGCCGTCATCCACGACCTCGTCGGGCTGATGCAGGGGACGATGGGCGTCTACAACGCCCTGGTCGATGAGGTCCCACTCGTCCTGATCGGCGGAGGTGGTCCCGCCGACACCCGTGAACGCCGCCCGATCGATTGGATCCACGCCGCCACGGCCCAGGCCGATCTCGTGCGTCGCTTCGTGAAGTGGGACGCGGAACCGATCGATCTGCCGGGCACGCAGCACGCGCTCGTGCAGGGCACGCGGATCGCCCAGACCGAACCCAAGGGACCCGTCTACGTCACGGTCGACGCCGCAGTGCAGGAGCAGCCCACCACCGACGTGGCCCCCAGTGGTGAAGCCAGCGAAGCTCCTGACGGGCTGCGACTGGATCCCGCCGCCGCGAGCGACATCGCCGCGGCCATGCTGGGCGCCGAACGACCCGCGATCGTCGTCGGCACCATGGGCTACGACCCCGCGGCCACCACGGCCGTGGTCGCCATCGCCGAAGCGGTGGGAGCGGCCTGCTTCGAGAACGAGCACGCCAGCATCATCCCCAGCCGGTTCGCCCAGAATTTGACCGGAGCCCACGACGTCCTGGCCGAGGCAGACCTCGTGCTGGCGCTCGGGGTCAAGGATCTCCGTTCGCTGCTCGGGCCGGTCAAGGGCCGGCGGATCGGCCGCACCGAGCGTGAGGCACTCCAGGACGTCGAACTCATCGACGTCGGCCTGCGAGACCTGTCACTTCGCGGCTGGACCGACATGGGTGCGACGACGCCGAACTGTCGGCAACGCCACCTCGCATCTCCCGTGCGCGCGGCCGAGGCGATCGCTGCCGCGTTGTCCGATGCAGCATCCGATCCGGCCGCCGCGGCCCGAATCGAGGCGCGCCGTGACGCACTTCGCGAGCGCCACGAGCAACTGATGACCGACGACCGTGATGTCGTGCGGCGGCGATGGGACGAGACCCCCATCGCGCCAGCCCGTCTGGTGGCCGAGCTCTGGGAGACGGTCAAGGACGAACCGTGGCAGCTGTTGCTCCGCAACACACGTTCGTTCCCCAAGAGCGTCTGGGAGTTCCGCGACGGCAGCGACTACCTCGGCCACAGCGGCGGCGCCGGCGTCGGCTACGGGCCAGGCGCCGTGGTCGGCGCCGCGTTGGGAGCCACCGAGAACGGCCGGCTGCCGGTCGCCATCGTCGGTGACGGCGATCTGCTCAGCGCGCCGGGCGCCATCTGGACCGCCGTGCACTACCGGATCCCGCTCCTGCTGGTCGTCAACGACAACAGCTCCTTCTACAACGACGAAGGCCATCAGCAGGCCGTGGCCCTCGACCGCGACCGCCCGATCGACAACGCCTGGATCGGCATGCGGATGGAGGACCCGCAGATGGACTTCGCCGACATCGCACGCGGCTACGGCGCCTGGGCGCGAGGGCCCTTCATCGAACCAGGCGAGCTCGCGGCTGCCTTCAAGGAGGCGCTCACCGTGGTGCGGGCCGGGGGCGTTGCTGTCGTGCATGCCCGGACCGCTCCGAAGTAG
- a CDS encoding 3-methyl-2-oxobutanoate hydroxymethyltransferase: MTQRQPILLNTSAVASSAREAAFRIDFNDFEPRASRVIALDGAAAEVVRRLAAGTWAGGRFLLFDELVDDGGERDATLRTIDGQPRRLIEELEDSDVVVMIATAEARPEAAAVVGDAAAARPVMSAALVLAENGDAEVEDAVAVLRPNAMVMLLLHDEQDVGEVLSALRV; encoded by the coding sequence ATGACCCAGCGACAGCCGATCCTGCTCAACACCAGCGCGGTCGCGTCCTCCGCTCGGGAGGCCGCGTTCCGCATCGACTTCAATGACTTCGAGCCGCGGGCCTCGCGCGTGATCGCGCTGGACGGGGCCGCTGCCGAGGTCGTGAGACGGCTCGCCGCCGGCACCTGGGCTGGTGGACGTTTCCTGTTGTTCGACGAGCTCGTCGACGACGGCGGCGAACGAGACGCCACCCTCCGCACGATCGACGGCCAGCCGCGCCGTCTGATCGAGGAGCTCGAGGACAGCGACGTCGTCGTGATGATCGCCACGGCCGAGGCCCGGCCCGAGGCCGCCGCCGTCGTGGGAGATGCGGCCGCGGCGCGGCCCGTCATGTCCGCGGCGCTCGTACTCGCCGAGAACGGCGACGCCGAGGTCGAGGATGCGGTGGCCGTCCTGCGCCCCAACGCGATGGTCATGCTGCTGTTGCACGACGAGCAGGACGTCGGCGAGGTGCTCAGCGCGCTGCGCGTGTGA
- a CDS encoding alpha/beta fold hydrolase, whose translation MPHVEIDGIRTAYEVIGSGPPLLMFSPGGFNAVRNNWSELGVYKRLSLLPALSERFRCIVFDRREAGESGGRVQRLDWRDLVAQGIGLLDRLGISRAHLMGGCVGCSIVARASVDHPSRVAGMVLYSPAGGPRYRMGQHRRFVQHLAFAAFEGLDGVVDHARATTESFSQDPRVGPWASVLRSDEEFAAAYRGLDPAWYEAVVTGTARVMFDRDTVPGVEPEDLLSLEDVPTLIVPGDDASHAPSAAQYLRECLPAARYWDAPVAEQTSTSAPQQILAALDEAQARRPADA comes from the coding sequence GTGCCCCACGTGGAGATCGACGGCATCCGCACCGCCTACGAGGTCATCGGATCCGGCCCGCCGCTGCTGATGTTCTCGCCGGGTGGCTTCAACGCCGTGCGCAACAACTGGTCCGAGCTGGGCGTGTACAAGCGTCTGTCGCTGCTGCCGGCCCTCTCCGAGCGCTTCCGGTGCATCGTCTTCGATCGGCGCGAGGCCGGCGAGTCCGGTGGCCGGGTCCAGCGGCTGGACTGGCGCGACCTCGTGGCGCAGGGCATCGGCCTGCTCGATCGGCTGGGCATCTCCAGGGCACACCTGATGGGCGGTTGCGTCGGCTGCTCGATCGTGGCGCGCGCGTCCGTCGACCACCCCAGCCGCGTGGCGGGCATGGTGTTGTACTCCCCGGCGGGCGGCCCGCGGTACCGCATGGGTCAGCACCGTCGTTTCGTCCAGCATCTGGCCTTCGCCGCCTTCGAAGGGCTCGACGGCGTGGTGGACCACGCTCGTGCGACGACGGAGAGCTTCTCGCAGGACCCTCGAGTCGGGCCGTGGGCCAGTGTGCTCCGCAGCGACGAGGAGTTCGCGGCCGCCTACCGGGGCCTCGACCCCGCCTGGTACGAGGCCGTGGTGACCGGCACGGCGCGGGTGATGTTCGATCGGGACACCGTTCCCGGTGTCGAACCCGAGGACCTCTTGTCGCTGGAAGACGTCCCCACGCTCATCGTCCCGGGTGACGATGCCTCGCACGCACCGTCCGCAGCGCAGTACCTGCGCGAATGCCTGCCGGCGGCGCGCTACTGGGACGCGCCCGTCGCGGAGCAGACGTCGACCTCGGCGCCGCAGCAGATCCTGGCCGCGCTCGACGAGGCGCAGGCACGTCGGCCCGCCGACGCCTGA
- a CDS encoding RpiB/LacA/LacB family sugar-phosphate isomerase: MRIAIAADHNGVALKHRLVEHLTALGHDVNDRGVDEVVEVDYPRLCADIGHHVGDGIADRGIMIGGTGSGETIALNKIDGVRATLCERVFLAEIARANNDGNVLVLGAKITAPDLAMRIVDRWLTTDFTGGKHARRLAQIAAMERGESI; the protein is encoded by the coding sequence ATGCGCATCGCAATCGCGGCCGACCACAACGGCGTCGCACTCAAGCACCGACTCGTCGAGCACCTGACCGCGTTGGGGCACGACGTCAACGACCGCGGCGTCGACGAGGTCGTCGAGGTCGACTATCCCCGGCTGTGCGCCGACATCGGGCACCACGTCGGTGACGGCATCGCCGACCGGGGGATCATGATCGGTGGCACGGGCTCGGGCGAGACGATCGCTCTCAACAAGATCGACGGGGTGCGTGCCACGCTGTGCGAACGCGTGTTCCTGGCCGAGATCGCCCGCGCGAACAACGACGGCAACGTCCTGGTGCTCGGCGCCAAGATCACGGCCCCCGACCTCGCGATGCGCATCGTCGACCGCTGGTTGACGACCGACTTCACCGGCGGCAAGCACGCCCGGCGTCTGGCACAGATCGCCGCCATGGAACGCGGCGAGTCCATCTGA
- a CDS encoding 3-methyl-2-oxobutanoate hydroxymethyltransferase, which yields MAATRSLPELQAMKKRGEKIAGVVAWDYQMARIADRAGADIISVGDSVGVNLWGHANPLEVTQQQIIIVASAVRRGTTSALLSVDFPFGPLQAGVDSAVRCAIELVKAAGADLVKLDGAAAYPDAVEAVTRAGIPVWAQFGVTPQTALTYGIPYSAMSDPDAQLPPEMTEQMISEARLLEDAGASLLNFTNSGPVVGPEVVAAVDIPVLGGFGGGPWLDGRIRMSTSAIGYAESMIDDPRDTYANVGAIAYEALQAYVGDVRAGKQVKSGRPG from the coding sequence GTGGCAGCCACTCGAAGCCTGCCCGAACTGCAGGCCATGAAGAAGCGCGGCGAGAAGATCGCCGGCGTCGTGGCCTGGGACTACCAGATGGCACGCATCGCCGATCGTGCCGGCGCGGACATCATCTCGGTCGGGGACTCCGTCGGCGTGAACCTCTGGGGCCACGCCAATCCCCTGGAGGTGACCCAACAGCAGATAATCATCGTCGCGTCCGCGGTGCGTCGGGGCACGACCTCCGCGTTGTTGAGCGTGGACTTCCCGTTCGGGCCGCTGCAGGCCGGCGTCGACAGCGCCGTTCGCTGCGCCATAGAGCTGGTCAAGGCCGCGGGGGCGGACCTGGTCAAGCTCGACGGCGCTGCGGCCTACCCTGACGCAGTCGAGGCGGTCACGCGAGCGGGCATCCCGGTCTGGGCGCAGTTCGGCGTGACGCCCCAGACCGCGCTCACCTACGGGATCCCCTATTCGGCGATGTCGGATCCGGACGCGCAGCTGCCACCGGAGATGACCGAACAGATGATCAGCGAGGCCAGGCTGCTCGAGGACGCCGGCGCGTCGTTGCTCAACTTCACCAACTCCGGCCCGGTCGTCGGCCCGGAGGTCGTGGCTGCCGTCGACATCCCCGTACTCGGCGGCTTCGGAGGCGGCCCCTGGCTGGACGGTCGCATCCGGATGAGCACCTCGGCGATCGGCTACGCGGAATCGATGATCGACGACCCCCGCGACACCTATGCGAACGTCGGTGCGATCGCCTACGAGGCCCTGCAGGCCTACGTCGGTGACGTCCGGGCCGGCAAGCAGGTCAAGAGCGGTCGTCCCGGTTGA